A region of Streptomyces paludis DNA encodes the following proteins:
- the rpsS gene encoding 30S ribosomal protein S19 produces the protein MPRSLKKGPFVDGHLIKKVDVQNEAGTKNVIKTWSRRSMIVPAMLGHTIAVHNGKIHVPVFVTESMVGHKLGEFSPTRTFRGHVKDDRKSKRR, from the coding sequence ATGCCGCGCAGTCTCAAGAAGGGGCCCTTCGTCGACGGACACCTCATCAAGAAGGTGGATGTCCAGAACGAAGCAGGCACCAAGAACGTCATCAAGACCTGGTCCCGTCGCTCGATGATCGTCCCGGCCATGCTCGGCCACACGATCGCGGTGCACAACGGCAAGATCCACGTCCCGGTGTTCGTCACCGAGTCGATGGTCGGCCACAAGCTCGGCGAGTTCTCGCCGACTCGCACCTTCCGCGGCCACGTCAAGGACGACCGGAAGTCGAAGCGCCGCTAA
- the rpmD gene encoding 50S ribosomal protein L30, producing MARLKITQTKSYIGSKQNHRDTLRSLGLKRLNDVVVKEDRPEFRGMANTVRHLVTVEEVD from the coding sequence ATGGCCCGTCTCAAGATCACGCAGACGAAGTCGTACATCGGCAGCAAGCAGAACCACCGCGACACCCTCCGTTCGCTCGGGCTGAAGCGCCTGAACGACGTGGTTGTCAAGGAAGACCGTCCCGAGTTCCGCGGCATGGCCAACACCGTGCGGCACCTCGTCACGGTTGAGGAGGTTGACTGA
- the rpsC gene encoding 30S ribosomal protein S3: MGQKVNPHGFRLGITTDFKSRWYADKLYKDYVKEDVAIRRMMTKGMERAGISKVEIERTRDRVRVDIHTARPGIVIGRRGAEADRIRGELEKLTGKQVQLNILEVKNPEVDAQLVAQAVAEQLSSRVSFRRAMRKSMQSTMKAGAKGIKIQCGGRLGGAEMSRSEFYREGRVPLHTLRANVDYGFFEAKTTFGRIGVKVWIYKGDVKNIAEVRAENAAARAGNRPARGGGNDRPAGRGGRGGERGGRGRKPQGTGAEAPKAEATTAPAAEATSSSTGGTEA; this comes from the coding sequence ATGGGCCAGAAGGTTAACCCGCATGGGTTCCGGCTCGGTATCACCACGGACTTCAAGTCCCGCTGGTATGCCGACAAGCTGTACAAGGACTACGTCAAGGAAGACGTTGCCATTCGTCGCATGATGACGAAGGGCATGGAGCGGGCCGGCATCTCGAAGGTCGAGATCGAGCGCACCCGTGACCGAGTCCGCGTGGACATCCACACCGCGCGTCCGGGCATCGTCATCGGCCGCCGCGGCGCCGAGGCCGACCGTATCCGCGGCGAGCTGGAGAAGCTGACCGGCAAGCAGGTCCAGCTCAACATCCTTGAGGTCAAGAACCCCGAGGTGGACGCTCAGCTGGTGGCCCAGGCCGTCGCCGAGCAGCTCTCCTCGCGTGTCTCCTTCCGTCGCGCCATGCGCAAGAGCATGCAGTCGACGATGAAGGCGGGCGCCAAGGGCATCAAGATCCAGTGCGGTGGCCGTCTCGGCGGCGCCGAGATGTCCCGCTCGGAGTTCTACCGCGAGGGCCGCGTGCCCCTGCACACGCTCCGTGCGAACGTCGACTACGGCTTCTTCGAGGCCAAGACGACCTTCGGCCGTATCGGTGTGAAGGTCTGGATCTACAAGGGCGACGTCAAGAACATCGCCGAGGTGCGCGCCGAGAACGCCGCGGCCCGCGCCGGCAACCGTCCGGCCCGTGGTGGCGGCAACGACCGTCCCGCCGGCCGCGGTGGCCGCGGTGGCGAGCGTGGCGGACGCGGTCGCAAGCCGCAGGGCACGGGAGCCGAGGCCCCCAAGGCCGAGGCCACCACCGCTCCGGCCGCTGAGGCGACGTCCTCTTCTACCGGCGGAACGGAGGCCTGA
- the rpmJ gene encoding 50S ribosomal protein L36, whose product MKVKPSVKKICDKCKVIRRHGRVMVICDNLRHKQRQG is encoded by the coding sequence ATGAAGGTCAAGCCGAGCGTCAAGAAGATCTGCGACAAGTGCAAGGTGATCCGCCGTCACGGCCGGGTCATGGTCATCTGCGACAACCTGCGCCACAAGCAGCGCCAGGGCTGA
- the rplO gene encoding 50S ribosomal protein L15: MAENSPLKAHDLRPAPGAKTAKTRVGRGEASKGKTAGRGTKGTKARYQVPARFEGGQMPLHMRLPKLKGFKNPFRTEYQVVNLDKLSALYPEGGEVTVADLVTKGAVRKNSLVKVLGQGEISVALQVSVDAVSGSAKEKIAAAGGTVTELV; the protein is encoded by the coding sequence ATGGCGGAGAACAGCCCGCTGAAGGCGCATGACCTCCGTCCTGCCCCGGGCGCCAAGACCGCCAAGACCCGTGTGGGTCGTGGTGAGGCGTCCAAGGGTAAGACCGCAGGTCGTGGTACCAAGGGTACGAAGGCCCGCTACCAGGTTCCGGCACGCTTCGAGGGTGGGCAGATGCCCCTCCACATGCGTCTGCCGAAGCTGAAGGGCTTCAAGAACCCCTTCCGCACCGAGTACCAGGTCGTGAACCTGGACAAGCTCTCCGCTCTCTACCCCGAGGGCGGCGAGGTCACGGTGGCCGACCTGGTCACCAAGGGTGCGGTACGCAAGAACAGCCTCGTCAAGGTCCTGGGCCAGGGCGAGATCTCGGTGGCGCTCCAGGTTTCGGTTGACGCCGTCTCCGGGTCCGCCAAGGAGAAGATCGCCGCTGCCGGCGGCACCGTCACCGAGCTTGTCTGA
- the rpsQ gene encoding 30S ribosomal protein S17: MTENNVTENKVSRGDRKTREGLVVSDKMDKTVVVAVEDRVKHALYGKVIRRTNKLKAHDEQNAAGIGDRVLLMETRPQSATKRWRIVEILEKAK; encoded by the coding sequence ATGACTGAGAACAACGTGACCGAGAACAAGGTTTCCCGCGGAGACCGCAAGACCCGTGAGGGTCTCGTCGTCAGCGACAAGATGGACAAGACCGTCGTCGTCGCCGTCGAGGACCGCGTGAAGCACGCCCTGTACGGCAAGGTCATCCGCCGTACGAACAAGCTCAAGGCGCACGACGAGCAGAACGCCGCCGGCATCGGCGACCGCGTCCTCCTGATGGAGACCCGGCCGCAGTCCGCCACGAAGCGGTGGCGCATCGTCGAGATCCTCGAGAAGGCCAAGTAG
- the rpmC gene encoding 50S ribosomal protein L29, with translation MAAVTKASELRELGNEELVAKLREAKEELFNLRFQAATGQLENHGRLKLVRKDIARIYTLMRERELGIETVESA, from the coding sequence ATGGCGGCCGTTACCAAGGCGTCCGAACTGCGCGAGCTGGGCAACGAGGAGCTTGTCGCCAAGCTTCGCGAGGCCAAGGAAGAGCTGTTCAACCTCCGCTTCCAGGCGGCGACCGGTCAGCTCGAAAACCACGGGCGGCTGAAGCTCGTCCGTAAGGACATCGCGCGGATCTACACCCTGATGCGTGAGCGCGAGCTGGGCATCGAGACGGTGGAGAGCGCCTGA
- the rpsE gene encoding 30S ribosomal protein S5 translates to MAGPQRRGSGAGGGERRDRKGRDGGAAAEKTAYVERVVAINRVAKVVKGGRRFSFTALVVVGDGDGTVGVGYGKAKEVPAAIAKGVEEAKKNFFKVPRIQGTIPHPIQGEKAAGVVLLKPASPGTGVIAGGPVRAVLECAGVHDILSKSLGSDNAINIVHATVAALKGLQRPEEIAARRGLPLEDVAPAALLRARAGAGA, encoded by the coding sequence ATGGCTGGACCCCAGCGCCGCGGAAGCGGTGCCGGTGGCGGCGAGCGGCGGGACCGGAAGGGTCGCGACGGTGGCGCTGCCGCCGAGAAGACCGCTTACGTTGAGCGCGTTGTCGCGATCAACCGTGTCGCCAAGGTTGTGAAGGGTGGTCGTCGCTTCAGCTTCACCGCGCTGGTCGTGGTGGGCGATGGTGACGGCACCGTCGGCGTCGGTTACGGGAAGGCGAAGGAGGTTCCGGCCGCCATCGCCAAGGGTGTTGAGGAGGCCAAGAAGAACTTCTTCAAGGTCCCCCGTATCCAGGGCACGATTCCTCACCCGATCCAGGGCGAGAAGGCGGCCGGCGTCGTTCTGCTCAAGCCGGCTTCCCCCGGTACCGGCGTTATCGCCGGTGGCCCGGTGCGTGCCGTGCTGGAGTGCGCGGGCGTGCACGACATCCTGTCGAAGTCGCTCGGCTCGGACAACGCGATCAACATCGTGCACGCGACCGTGGCGGCCCTCAAGGGCCTGCAGCGTCCCGAGGAGATCGCGGCCCGCCGCGGTCTGCCCCTTGAGGACGTCGCCCCCGCGGCTCTGCTCCGTGCGCGTGCGGGAGCGGGTGCGTAA
- the rplX gene encoding 50S ribosomal protein L24, producing MKIKKGDLVQVITGKDKGKQGKVIVAYPTQDRVLVEGVNRVKKHTKAGQTARGSQTGGIVTTEAPVHVSNVQLVVEKDGKKVVTRVGYRFDDEGNKIRVAKRTGEDI from the coding sequence ATGAAGATCAAGAAGGGCGACCTGGTACAGGTCATCACCGGCAAGGACAAGGGCAAGCAGGGCAAGGTCATCGTGGCCTACCCCACGCAGGACCGTGTTCTGGTCGAGGGTGTCAACCGGGTCAAGAAGCACACCAAGGCCGGTCAGACGGCTCGCGGTTCGCAGACCGGCGGCATTGTGACCACCGAGGCCCCCGTTCACGTCAGCAATGTTCAGCTGGTCGTGGAGAAGGACGGCAAGAAGGTCGTCACTCGCGTCGGCTACCGCTTTGACGACGAGGGCAACAAGATCCGCGTTGCCAAGCGGACCGGTGAGGACATCTGA
- the rplF gene encoding 50S ribosomal protein L6 encodes MSRIGKLPIQVPAGVDVTIDGRTVAVKGPKGSLSHTVAAPIEVTKGEDGTLSVLRPNDERQNKALHGLSRTLVANMITGVTTGYIKALEISGVGYRVQAKGSNLEFALGYSHPITIEAPEGITFKVETPTKFTVEGIDKQKVGEVAAKIRKLRKPDPYKAKGVKYAGEVIRRKVGKAGK; translated from the coding sequence ATGTCGCGAATCGGCAAGCTCCCCATCCAGGTTCCCGCCGGTGTGGACGTCACCATCGATGGCCGCACGGTCGCGGTGAAGGGCCCCAAGGGTTCCCTCTCGCACACCGTCGCCGCGCCGATCGAGGTCACCAAGGGCGAGGACGGCACCCTCTCGGTGCTGCGCCCCAACGACGAGCGTCAGAACAAGGCCCTCCACGGCCTGTCCCGCACGCTGGTGGCGAACATGATCACCGGCGTGACCACGGGATACATCAAGGCGCTCGAAATCAGTGGTGTCGGTTACCGCGTCCAGGCGAAGGGCTCCAACCTGGAGTTCGCCCTGGGCTACAGCCACCCGATCACCATCGAGGCCCCCGAAGGCATCACCTTCAAGGTCGAGACGCCCACGAAGTTCACGGTCGAGGGCATCGACAAGCAGAAGGTCGGCGAGGTCGCCGCTAAGATCCGCAAGCTGCGGAAGCCCGACCCGTACAAGGCCAAGGGCGTCAAGTACGCGGGCGAGGTCATCCGCCGCAAGGTCGGAAAGGCGGGTAAGTAA
- a CDS encoding type Z 30S ribosomal protein S14 codes for MAKKALIAKAARKPKFGVRGYTRCQRCGRPHSVYRKFGLCRVCLREMAHRGELPGVTKSSW; via the coding sequence GTGGCGAAGAAGGCTCTGATCGCTAAGGCCGCCCGCAAGCCGAAGTTCGGTGTGCGCGGTTACACCCGCTGCCAGCGCTGCGGCCGGCCCCACTCCGTCTACCGCAAGTTCGGCCTGTGCCGCGTGTGCCTTCGTGAGATGGCCCACCGTGGCGAGCTGCCGGGCGTGACCAAGAGTTCCTGGTAG
- the secY gene encoding preprotein translocase subunit SecY, which yields MLTAFARAFKTPDLRKKLLFTLAIIVLYRLGAHVPVPGVSYANVQICVDAAQKGNNSLFGLVNMFSGGALLQITIFALGIMPYITASIILQLLTVVIPRLEALKKEGQSGTAKITQYTRYLTVALAVLQGTGLVATARSGALFSGCPVASEIVPDKSIFVTVTMVITMTAGTACVMWLGELVTDRGIGNGMSILMFISIAAGFPGALWAIKESGTLAHGWIEFGTVILIGFVMVGLVVFVEQAQRRIPVQYAKRMIGRRSYGGTSTYIPLKVNQAGVIPVIFASSLLYIPALIAQFSSGQSGWKTWIEAHFVKGDHPYYIATYFLLIVFFAFFYVAISFNPEEVADNMKKYGGFIPGIRAGRPTAEYLSYVLNRITWPGSLYLGLIALVPTMALAGFGGANQNFPFGGTSILIIVGVGLETVKQIESQLQQRNYEGFLR from the coding sequence GTGCTCACCGCGTTCGCCCGGGCGTTCAAGACGCCCGACCTGCGCAAGAAGCTGCTCTTCACGCTGGCCATCATCGTGCTGTACCGGCTCGGGGCGCATGTGCCCGTGCCCGGGGTCAGCTACGCGAATGTCCAGATCTGTGTCGACGCGGCTCAGAAGGGCAACAACAGCCTGTTCGGGCTCGTGAACATGTTCAGCGGCGGGGCGTTGCTCCAGATCACCATCTTCGCCCTGGGCATCATGCCGTACATCACCGCGAGCATCATCCTCCAGCTGCTGACCGTGGTCATCCCCCGGCTGGAGGCCCTCAAGAAAGAGGGCCAGTCCGGCACGGCGAAGATCACGCAGTACACCCGTTATCTGACGGTCGCCCTGGCCGTTCTCCAGGGCACCGGTCTTGTCGCCACCGCCCGCAGCGGCGCTCTCTTCAGCGGCTGCCCAGTCGCCTCGGAGATCGTTCCGGACAAGTCGATCTTCGTCACCGTCACCATGGTCATCACCATGACCGCCGGTACCGCCTGTGTCATGTGGCTCGGTGAACTCGTCACCGACCGCGGCATCGGCAACGGCATGTCCATCCTGATGTTCATCTCCATCGCCGCCGGTTTCCCCGGCGCGCTCTGGGCCATCAAGGAGAGCGGCACGCTCGCCCACGGCTGGATCGAGTTCGGCACGGTCATCCTGATCGGCTTCGTGATGGTCGGCCTCGTCGTCTTCGTCGAGCAGGCACAGCGCCGTATCCCCGTCCAGTACGCGAAGCGCATGATCGGCCGCCGCTCCTACGGCGGCACGTCGACGTACATCCCGCTCAAGGTGAACCAGGCGGGTGTGATCCCCGTCATCTTCGCGTCGTCGCTGCTCTACATCCCGGCGCTGATCGCCCAGTTCTCCAGTGGCCAGTCGGGCTGGAAGACCTGGATCGAGGCGCACTTCGTCAAGGGCGACCACCCCTACTACATCGCCACGTACTTCTTGTTGATCGTTTTCTTCGCCTTCTTCTACGTGGCGATCTCGTTCAACCCCGAAGAAGTCGCTGACAACATGAAGAAGTATGGTGGCTTCATCCCGGGTATCCGGGCAGGTCGTCCCACGGCCGAGTATCTGAGCTACGTGCTCAACCGGATCACTTGGCCGGGCTCGCTGTACCTGGGTCTGATCGCTCTCGTTCCGACGATGGCGTTGGCGGGCTTCGGTGGTGCTAACCAGAACTTCCCGTTCGGCGGGACAAGCATCCTGATCATCGTGGGTGTGGGTCTGGAGACCGTGAAGCAGATCGAGAGCCAGCTTCAGCAGCGCAATTACGAAGGGTTCCTCCGCTGA
- the rplP gene encoding 50S ribosomal protein L16, which produces MLIPRRVKHRKQHHPKRSGMSKGGTQVAFGEYGIQALTPAYVTNRQIEAARIAMTRHIKRGGKVWINIYPDRPLTKKPAETRMGSGKGSPEWWIANVKPGRVMFELSYPNEKIAREALTRAAHKLPMKCRIVRREAGES; this is translated from the coding sequence ATGCTGATCCCCCGTAGGGTCAAGCACCGCAAGCAGCACCACCCGAAGCGCAGCGGTATGTCCAAGGGTGGCACGCAGGTTGCGTTCGGCGAATACGGTATCCAGGCGCTGACCCCCGCGTACGTGACGAACCGTCAGATCGAGGCCGCTCGTATCGCGATGACCCGTCACATCAAGCGTGGCGGCAAGGTCTGGATCAACATCTACCCGGACCGTCCGCTCACCAAGAAGCCCGCCGAGACCCGCATGGGTTCCGGTAAGGGTTCCCCCGAGTGGTGGATCGCGAACGTCAAGCCCGGTCGGGTGATGTTCGAGCTGTCCTACCCGAACGAGAAGATTGCGCGTGAGGCGCTTACCCGCGCTGCTCACAAGCTTCCGATGAAGTGCCGGATCGTTCGGCGCGAGGCAGGTGAGTCGTGA
- a CDS encoding adenylate kinase, with protein sequence MRIVLVGPPGAGKGTQAAYLAKNLSIPHISTGDLFRANISQGTDLGKQAKAYMDAGNLVPDEVTIAMAQDRMAQPDAENGFLLDGFPRNVSQAVSLDEALTADGVKLDAVLDLEVPEGEVVKRIAGRRICRNDSAHVFHVTYSPPKTEDVCDVCGGELYQRDDDSEATVRTRLEVYHTQTEPIIDHYRAQGLVVTISALGKVTEVTERAMEALGRGPAAA encoded by the coding sequence ATGCGAATCGTCCTCGTCGGGCCGCCCGGTGCCGGCAAGGGAACGCAGGCCGCGTACCTTGCCAAGAACCTGTCGATCCCGCACATCTCCACGGGCGACCTCTTCCGTGCCAACATCAGCCAGGGCACGGACCTCGGCAAACAGGCGAAGGCGTACATGGACGCCGGGAACCTGGTGCCGGACGAGGTGACCATCGCGATGGCGCAGGACCGCATGGCCCAGCCGGACGCCGAGAACGGATTCCTGCTGGACGGCTTCCCGCGCAATGTGTCGCAGGCGGTCTCCCTGGACGAGGCGCTCACGGCGGACGGTGTGAAGCTGGACGCGGTGCTTGACCTGGAGGTTCCCGAGGGCGAGGTCGTGAAGCGGATCGCCGGCCGGCGCATCTGCCGGAACGACAGCGCGCATGTCTTCCACGTGACGTACAGCCCGCCCAAGACGGAGGACGTCTGTGACGTCTGCGGCGGCGAGCTGTACCAGCGGGACGACGACTCCGAGGCGACGGTACGGACGCGCCTGGAGGTCTACCACACGCAGACCGAGCCGATCATCGACCACTACCGGGCCCAGGGCCTCGTAGTGACGATCTCCGCGCTCGGCAAGGTCACCGAGGTGACCGAGCGTGCGATGGAGGCGCTGGGGCGGGGGCCGGCCGCGGCCTGA
- the map gene encoding type I methionyl aminopeptidase, translating into MVEIKTPDQIAKMREAGLVVAAVHAATSAAAVPGATTNDLDQVARKVLAEHGAKPNFLGYGGFPATICTSVNEVVVHGIPDDRTVLKDGDLISIDAGAIVDGWHGDAAFTAFVGTGHAPELVELSRVTEESMWAGIAAMRVGNRLVDVSRAIETYIRRQPRPGGGKYGIIEEYGGHGIGTEMHMDPHLLNYVTRKRGKGPKLIPGFCLAIEPMVSLGTPHTEVLEDEWTVITTDGTWSSHWEHSVALTEDGPLVLTAVDGGKAKLAELGVTAAPDPLG; encoded by the coding sequence ATGGTGGAGATCAAGACTCCCGACCAGATCGCGAAGATGCGCGAGGCGGGACTGGTGGTCGCCGCCGTCCACGCGGCGACGAGCGCCGCGGCGGTGCCGGGCGCCACCACGAACGATCTCGACCAGGTCGCGCGGAAGGTGCTGGCCGAGCACGGCGCCAAGCCGAACTTCCTCGGGTACGGCGGCTTCCCCGCGACGATCTGCACCTCGGTCAACGAGGTCGTCGTCCACGGCATCCCCGACGACAGGACCGTCCTCAAGGACGGCGACCTCATCTCCATCGACGCCGGCGCGATCGTCGACGGCTGGCACGGTGACGCGGCCTTCACGGCGTTCGTCGGCACCGGTCACGCCCCGGAGCTGGTCGAGCTGTCCCGGGTCACCGAGGAGTCGATGTGGGCCGGCATCGCCGCGATGCGCGTCGGCAACCGGCTGGTCGACGTCTCGCGCGCGATCGAGACGTACATCCGCCGCCAGCCGCGGCCCGGCGGCGGCAAGTACGGGATCATCGAGGAGTACGGCGGCCACGGCATCGGCACGGAGATGCACATGGACCCCCACCTGCTGAACTACGTCACCCGCAAGCGCGGCAAGGGCCCGAAGCTGATCCCGGGCTTCTGCCTGGCCATCGAGCCGATGGTCTCGCTGGGCACGCCGCACACCGAGGTGCTGGAGGACGAGTGGACCGTCATCACGACGGACGGCACCTGGTCCTCGCACTGGGAGCACTCGGTGGCGCTGACGGAGGACGGCCCGCTGGTGTTGACGGCGGTGGACGGCGGCAAGGCGAAGCTGGCGGAGCTGGGCGTGACGGCGGCGCCTGATCCGCTGGGGTAG
- the rpsH gene encoding 30S ribosomal protein S8, with amino-acid sequence MTMTDPIADMLTRLRNANSAYHDDVVMPHSKIKSHIAEILQQEGFITGWKVEDAEVGKNLVLELKFGPNRERSIAGIKRISKPGLRVYAKSTNLPKVLGGLGVAIISTSHGLLTGQQASKKGVGGEVLAYVW; translated from the coding sequence ATGACCATGACTGATCCCATCGCAGACATGCTCACGCGTCTGCGCAACGCGAACTCGGCATACCACGACGACGTCGTGATGCCGCACAGCAAGATCAAGTCGCACATCGCGGAGATCCTCCAGCAGGAGGGCTTCATCACCGGCTGGAAGGTCGAGGACGCCGAAGTCGGCAAGAACCTCGTCCTGGAGCTGAAGTTCGGCCCGAACCGCGAGCGTTCGATCGCCGGCATCAAGCGCATCTCCAAGCCGGGTCTGCGCGTGTACGCGAAGTCCACCAATCTGCCGAAGGTTCTGGGCGGCCTGGGCGTGGCGATCATCTCCACGTCCCACGGTCTCCTGACCGGCCAGCAGGCCAGCAAGAAGGGCGTAGGTGGGGAAGTCCTCGCCTACGTCTGGTAG
- the rplR gene encoding 50S ribosomal protein L18, giving the protein MAYGVKIAKGDAYKRAAIKRRHIRVRKHVSGTPERPRLVVTRSNRNIVAQVIDDIAGHTLASASTLDTSIRGGEGDKSAQAQKVGALVAERAKAAGVEAVVFDRGGNRYAGRIAALADAAREAGLKF; this is encoded by the coding sequence ATGGCATACGGTGTAAAGATCGCCAAGGGTGACGCGTACAAGCGCGCTGCCATCAAGCGTCGTCACATCCGCGTCCGTAAGCACGTCTCCGGTACGCCGGAGCGTCCTCGCCTCGTGGTGACGCGCTCCAACCGCAACATCGTCGCGCAGGTCATCGACGACATCGCGGGCCACACGCTCGCTTCGGCGTCGACGCTGGACACCTCGATCCGCGGTGGCGAGGGCGACAAGAGCGCCCAGGCCCAGAAGGTCGGGGCCCTGGTCGCCGAGCGCGCCAAGGCCGCCGGTGTCGAGGCCGTCGTGTTCGACCGTGGTGGCAACAGGTACGCCGGGCGCATTGCCGCTCTGGCTGACGCCGCCCGCGAAGCCGGGCTGAAGTTCTAA
- the infA gene encoding translation initiation factor IF-1, with product MAKKQGAIEIEGTVIESLPNAMFKVELQNGHKVLAHISGKMRMHYIRILPDDRVVVELSPYDLTRGRIVYRYK from the coding sequence GTGGCCAAGAAGCAAGGTGCCATCGAGATCGAGGGCACCGTGATCGAGTCCCTCCCGAACGCCATGTTCAAGGTGGAGCTGCAGAACGGTCACAAGGTCCTCGCGCACATCAGCGGCAAGATGCGGATGCACTACATCCGAATCCTCCCCGATGACCGGGTAGTGGTGGAGCTGTCTCCCTACGACCTGACGCGTGGCCGGATCGTCTACCGATACAAGTAG
- the rplN gene encoding 50S ribosomal protein L14, whose product MIQQESRLRVADNTGAKEILTIRVLGGSGRRYAGIGDVIVATVKDAIPGGNVKKGDVVKAVIVRTVKERRRPDGSYIRFDENAAVILKNDGDPRGTRIFGPVGRELREKKFMKIISLAPEVL is encoded by the coding sequence GTGATCCAGCAGGAGTCGCGACTGCGCGTCGCCGACAACACGGGTGCGAAGGAAATTCTCACCATCCGTGTTCTCGGTGGCTCGGGTCGCCGCTACGCGGGCATCGGCGACGTCATCGTCGCCACCGTCAAGGACGCGATCCCCGGCGGCAATGTGAAGAAGGGTGACGTCGTCAAGGCGGTCATCGTTCGCACCGTCAAGGAGCGCCGCCGTCCGGACGGCTCGTACATCCGCTTCGACGAGAACGCCGCCGTCATTCTCAAGAACGACGGCGACCCTCGTGGCACCCGCATCTTCGGCCCGGTGGGCCGCGAGCTGCGCGAGAAGAAGTTCATGAAGATCATCTCGCTCGCTCCGGAGGTGCTGTAA
- the rplV gene encoding 50S ribosomal protein L22 yields MEARAQARYIRVTPMKARRVVDLIRGMDATEAQAVLRFAPQAASVTVGKVLDSAIANAAHNYDHTDASSLVISEAYVDEGPTLKRFRPRAQGRAYRIRKRTSHITVVVSSKEGTR; encoded by the coding sequence ATGGAAGCCAGGGCCCAGGCGCGGTACATCCGCGTCACGCCCATGAAGGCCCGCCGAGTGGTGGACCTCATCCGTGGCATGGATGCCACGGAGGCTCAGGCGGTCCTGCGCTTCGCCCCGCAGGCCGCGAGCGTGACGGTAGGCAAGGTGCTCGACAGCGCCATTGCCAATGCCGCTCACAACTACGACCACACCGACGCCTCTTCGCTGGTCATCAGCGAGGCGTACGTGGACGAGGGTCCGACCCTGAAGCGGTTCCGGCCGCGCGCCCAGGGCCGGGCCTACCGGATCCGTAAGCGGACCAGCCACATCACCGTGGTCGTCAGCAGCAAGGAAGGAACCCGGTAA
- the rplE gene encoding 50S ribosomal protein L5, which yields MTATTTAPRLKLRYREEIAGKLREEFSYENVMQIPGLVKIVVNMGVGDAARDSKLIEGAIKDLTTITGQKPSVTKARKSIAQFKLREGQPIGCHVTLRGDRMWEFLDRTLSLALPRIRDFRGLSPKQFDGRGNYTFGLTEQVMFHEIDQDKIDRVRGMDITVVTTAVNDDEGRALLRHLGFPFKEN from the coding sequence ATGACTGCGACCACTACCGCGCCGCGTCTGAAGCTGCGCTACCGCGAGGAGATCGCCGGCAAGCTGCGTGAGGAGTTCTCGTACGAGAACGTCATGCAGATCCCCGGTCTCGTCAAGATCGTGGTCAACATGGGTGTGGGCGACGCCGCCCGCGACTCCAAGCTGATCGAGGGCGCCATCAAGGACCTCACCACGATCACCGGCCAGAAGCCGTCCGTCACCAAGGCCCGCAAGTCCATCGCGCAGTTCAAGCTGCGCGAGGGTCAGCCGATCGGCTGCCACGTCACCCTCCGCGGTGACCGCATGTGGGAGTTCCTGGACCGTACGCTGTCGCTCGCGCTGCCGCGTATCCGTGACTTCCGCGGTCTGTCGCCGAAGCAGTTCGACGGCCGTGGCAACTACACCTTCGGTCTCACGGAGCAGGTCATGTTCCACGAGATCGACCAGGACAAGATCGACCGGGTCCGGGGCATGGACATCACCGTGGTGACCACGGCGGTCAACGACGACGAGGGTCGTGCCCTCCTTCGTCACCTCGGCTTCCCGTTCAAGGAGAACTGA